Within the Cinclus cinclus chromosome 12, bCinCin1.1, whole genome shotgun sequence genome, the region TCAGTTGATTGTTGTCAATACTGAGGGGTTGTTGAAAGGCTGCCTTATTCCAGCTGGTTAAGGTGGTCTTTGTGTTACTCTCCAGCTGATCCCCAATTCCTGTGCCACCCATGCCCTGCTGAGTGTCCTCCTGAACTGCAACAATGTCGACCTGGGCCCCACGTTGAGCCGCATGAAGGATTTCACCAAAGGCTTTAGCCCTGAGGTAGGGGCAGGGTCGGGCAGGGCTGTGCAAGGGTGGCACAGGTTGCTCTGTGTCTTGCTCCCCTCTCGGGGTGATGCTCTTAAAGAGCTGGCTCCTTCCCTACCCTCTGTGGCTGCACACTGCAGCAGGATTGCTCTTCTCTCACATATCTGTGCCTTGCCTTGCTCAGAGCATTGGTCCCCTTTAGACTGGGCACAGCTCTGAACCTTCTATCATGTCACTCCCTGTAATCAAAAGTTCTCTCTCTGTCCTTCAGACCTATTGTGAAGTTCATCTTGCTTTTTCCATCTTAGACTTTACCTGTAACTCAGAAGAGTAGAAGATGTGCCTGGGGGTTTCTGTCCTGGTCCTGTGGGTAGATGGAGGGAGGGACTGGAAAGGTAAAGCATTTTGTTTGTTCCCTGTCACTTCTCAGTTCTTCTCCTCTCTTGCTGTTGGCTGCAGAGCAAAGGCTATGCCATTGGCAACGCCCCGGAGCTGGCCAAGGCCCACAACAGCCATGCCAGGTGAGTGAGGGGTGTCTGCAGttctctgtctctggaggaggCAGACTCTCCATGACCTGTCACCTTTGCAGGCCAGAGCCACGGCACTTGCCGGAGAAGCAGAACGGGATCAGCGCAGTGCGGACCATGGAGGCTTTTCATTTTGTCAGCTACGTCCCCATCAAGGGACGACTCTTTGAGCTGGATGGGCTGAAGGTCTATCCCATTGACCACGGTAAGAGCCCACCTGTCCCTGCTCGCTGACATAGGTTAATAGCACCCTGGTGTGTCCAAATGTATGGTTTTTTCATTGCCTCTTTGTGTTAACTGGTGTTAGTGGAGAATCACTCCAATGGCTCCCACATTTGTCCTGAGTTTTGACAGCTAATTTTGGAGTCTGTGCTGGGGACTGTACCTTGAAAGCAGTTATTTCTAAATGCATTGCTTTTGTTTCTCCAGCCTTGACAttttcctccccagctgctcAGGGCCATGAGGTCCTTCAGCTCTGAAATAACTTCATATAGCAAGGAGAATTTATTTACTCACTCTCTCCTTGTGCCAAATTAACCACTGTGTGTTGAGGCAACCACTGCAAACAGATCACACTGGGCTGCCTGGGTTACTCCCCTCTCTTACAACTTGACCCCTCAGTTCTGTCTTTCAGGTAGCTATTTATCTCTGCCAAGTTTCTGTCTGTCAGCCCCTTTGATAAGGTACCCACTTCATGTACGTGGTTTCCTTAAGCATGCTTTGCTAAGTCCAGCTCTGTCTTTTTACCACAGGGCCATGGGCAGATGATGAGGAATGGACGGACAAAGCCAGGAGAGTGATCATGGAGCGCATTGGCCTGGCCACTGCAGGGTAATGTCCTGGCCCATGGGGCAAGCACTGGCCCCTTGCCATATTTTCCTGAATGATTTGTACTGTGGTTTCTGAGTGGCAGGTTGTAGAAGTAGGGGTGGAGGTTGCCTATGGAGAGGTGTAGGTGCTCTGCCCCTTGCCTTCTCGCCTGCAGAGCGTGCAGAGAAGCTGCATTCCTTATGTGATGCAGAGTCCCTGCAAATGCTGCACAGAATTAAGAGTGGCCTGGTTAGGTCCTGGTTAGCTGAAGTCCATAGGAGAAGGAGTGGTGCTTTTGGTCTTGAGCTGGGCCTCTTGGATGCTTGGGCATGATGGTGACAGCATCAGGTTGCCTAAAGATGTTTTGGAATCTCcatctctggagacattcagaAACTGTCTGGATGTTATGCTGGTGACCAGCTCTGGGTGAtactgctggagcagggctggagcagtaGTCTCTTCCCACCTCAACCAACCTGTGACTCTGAGAGTATTTTGTGTGGTAGCTGAACCTTGTACTGCTTCATTAGCCACTGTGAGGTTGACTTGGTTTTGGGAAAAGCCTTGGTAGTGTTGGTATTAAAATGCCCAGGCAGGAGGTGGGGATAGGGTTGTCACCATGATCCCGTGGCTGAGGGCTGCTGCCCTTTCTGCAGGGAGCCGTACCACGACATCCGCTTCAACCTGATGGCTGTGGTGCCTGACCGGAGGATGAAGTATGAGTCCAAACTGCACATCCTCAAGATGAACCGCCAGACTGTGCTGGAGGCCTTGCAGCAGGTAGGACAGCCCAGACCCTGAGGGAGTGCAAGCCTGGTGGGAGGAATAGGCTTTTTCAGAGCATCTacctgtgctgccagggcccTGGTTTTAGGGGTTTTGTTCGGCCTTGGGAAAAATCTTGTGGAAAGAGGAAATAGCCAGCCTCACTACTTGGCCATTGCTGCTCACCTGGCAGGTGGCTCACCTGTGTTGTTTGTGGGCTTGGGCACTTGGTGTTGGCTCACTCCcatcagctctgcagtgcttgaGTGGGAAGGATGTGGTTTGGGTCATTGCTGGTCCAGCATGCAGTTTCTATGTCATTTGCTTTCAAGCTTATCCGAGTAACTCAGCCTGAGCTGATCCAGACCCAGAAGTCTCAGGAGTCTCAGCCTGCTGAAGAGGCAAAGCCAGTCAGCAGCAAGACCATGACTCCAGAGAGCACTCATCCAGGTAGGACCTTGTACCAGCAGTATTACCAGCCTGGCCTGCCATGGAGTGAGCACAGggtggtgacagcagctgactGACCTGGGCCTTGGGGCAGTTTTATTGTCAGcttcactttcttttctgtgagCCCTGCTCCATGTGCATTGTGTTGGAGTGTGGTGATGCCTCTGTGCCTGGGGGTGTGTTGGAGGGTGTGAAGCTTAAAAGTGGGAGTGCTGGAGCTTTGGGACACTGGTGACAGATGGAGGTGGTTGTGGTGGTCTGGAGGAGTGTAAGAGTTCTTCTCTCATCTGGGTGAGTAAGGGGTGGTAGAGGACATGGAGTGAAAGGTAACAGTGCTGATGATGAAAGGCTCTGCTGTGCTTGTGTGGCAGATGGCACCGATGAACCCACCAGCCAGGGCCACCCCACAGCCACACAGAGCCCACCCAGCAAATCCAAACCGGTGCCGAAGGCAACAGCGAGTGGCATCAACGGGGGGGCCCCTCCAGCAAACCCCAACCCCATTGTGCAGAGACTGCCAGCCTTCTTGGATAACCACAACTACGCCAAGTCCCCCATGCAGGTAGGCTGGAGTGCCAGGCTAGTGGCACACCTGATTCAAGCTGAGCTCTTTGCCTGCAGTCCTTCATCTCTGTGGGACCACAGCTATCAGCTGGCCTAAGCACGGGCCTGCCTTGCAGccagcctggcccagctctaacccaggctgggaagggagaagaTAAAGACTGAACTGACAAAGGAGGTTAACATTAATGCGGGTAAACTGAGCAAAAATGGGGAAGGGTCCTTGTTTCCTCTCAAAAGAGCCAAGTTCTAGTGTTGGGCTGGACCAAGGATGAGTCTACTGGGTTCTTCCTCcttgccctgctgccagcaggccTTCAGCAATGGTGTGTTGCAGGAGGAAGAAGACCTTGCAGCAGGAGTAGGTCGCAACAGAGTCCCAGTCCGACAGCACCAGCAGTACTCGGATGATGAGGATGActatgatgatgatgaggaggaggaagttCGTAACACCAATTCAGCCATCAGGTGACACCTTAGGGTGCAGGTGGGGGGCTGAGAGCTGACAATTGCAGAACCATCAGTGAGGACTTCCCTGACATCTTTCCTTAGCTCTTGATAGTTCTGTTCTTCTCTTCATCTGCCATTTTACTTTTCACTCACTGGGTTTTGTGAAGTCCTTCTGTAGCTCTTTACAGCCAGCTCTGAATTTCAGCTGCCCTGAGTAACTGTGTATTGGCAGCAGGCTTTGGGGTTTTGAAAAACCTTGGTTCCGCAGTGCCGATTGTCAGTTCAGCTCCTGGTGACAGGACTGGTGTGCTTGGACTGCTGCTAAGGCCAAGAGGTTGGGGCCACAgcaagggaattttgggggctTTGGAAAAAGAGCAGGGGTACACAGCACCCTGTGTCCCCCAGCAGTGTAGGGATCCCTGGGACAGTGGCTTAGTGGTGCTGGGGTGCTGCAAGAGAAGCTGGTGGCATTACAGTTGATGTTGAAGTGTTTCAGACCTTGTTTCATCCCAGCAGGCATCCTGaactgctgagcacagagctggcagtgtCCATGCTGGACCCCCACCTTCTACCAGCTGCTCACTTTCCCTGCTATGTTTGTGGGCAGGTACAAGAGGAAAGGGCAAGTGAAGCAAGAGCACGTGGCAGGGGCCGCAGATGGCCAGCTCTCTGTCCTGCAGCCCAACACCATCAATGTCCTGGCTGAGAAGCTGAAGGAATCTCAAAAGGATCTTTCCATTCCCCTGTCCATCAAGACGAGCAGTGGGGGTGCTGCCGTGGCAGTGGTCACCCACTCCCagccctcccccacccccagcaaCGAGAGCACGGACACCGCCTCCGAGATTGGCAGCGCCTTCAACTCCCCACTGCGCTCTCCCATCCGCTCGGCCAACCCCACGCGCCCCTCCAGTCCCGTCACCTCCCACATCTCCAAGGTGCTGTTTGGTGAGGAGGACGGGCTGCTGCGCGTCGACTGCATGCGCTACAACCGGGCTGTCAGGGACCTGGGGCCCATTGTCAGCTCCGGGCTGCTGCACCTCACCGAGGATGGCGTGTTCTGCCCACTGGCTGCTGCAGGTAAGTGCCTGCTTTAAGGAGGTGGTGTCTTGCCTGGGGTGACAGGACAATGTCCTTTGACTTAAGGGGTGGATGCCAGTCCTTTGTGATGGCTCCTAATGCTTCCCTGGCCCTGTGTGTAGATGGGAAAAACTCCCCCTCTTCCATCAAACCCAGTGAAGAGGCCCCGGTTGCGATCAAACTGGAGGAGAAGGATGGCAGTGAGGCCAGTGACAGCAAAGAGAAGGTGGGACTTGGCAGGACCAGTGATCACCCTGGGGGGGAAAAGTATTCTCCCAAGGTGAGTTTTGTGCTGCGACAGCCCTGGGAACGTGGAGCTCACCCGGAGGTGCAGCAGCGCTGGCAGTGACTGAACTGCATGTGTACGCTGTCCCCTCGCGTGTCGTCGCAGCCGTGCCTTgaggcacagggcagtgcaGGTTTTGTGCCTTGTGTCATCTCGGGGACCTTTGCCTTGGTAGTGGACAACAGTCCCTGTCTCTGTAGCTGAGATGTTCAGCctgctgtgctctcctctgGGCCAGGAGCTGGTGAGATCCTACATCCTCAAGTCCCAGCCCTCTGGTACCTTCGCAGCCTGTCTATGCCCTCCCACCAGGGGTAGGATCAGGCTCAGGCAGCACAAGTGCACCAAGGGCTCCCTGGAGGAGAGCTGGGTAGAAACTGATATTCCAAAGGGAAGccttcagattttgtttttgaGGGGAAAGCAGGCCCTGGGGGGCAGAGTGAATTCCCTACAGCAAACTGATCTTGTTTTCTCCTGGCAAGTGTTTTCCCTTTGACGAATCACCCCTCTCCTAACACAGAGAGGAGCGCTTGCCAGCTCAccctgctgtctcctgggctgTGGCTGGGTCTGTGCTCATGTTTGGTCTGCTTGATACCGGTAGGAGCTGCTGGCGCTGCTCAAGTGTGTGGAAGCAGAGATTGCAAACTATGAGGCCTGCCTGAAGGAAGAGgtagagaagaggaagaaattcaAGGTGTGCTTTTGGCTTGTTTGCACTGCTGATTTAGCTGTCCAAAGGCTTTTGTCTGGGGTGGTTTTATGTAAAAATGGAGGGAGAGTGGTTCAGCTGAGAATGGCGATAAGGAGTATTCAGAGTCTCTTCCCTGTTACCAAAcagcccagcagggcagagctcttACCAGGATagaccacagccccagggcagtACTGGCAGCCTGGGGGAGGGTGATACAGTGCTGGACTGAACATCAGCACTGAGAGGAGGCAGGGGAGAATCAGCAAAATACCTCTCCCCAGCTGCCCTTTGTGGAACATGCTGGCATCTGAACTGGGATGGAGATAGACCCAGTTGTGCGCTGGCCCAAGATAGGCTGAGGGATGGGTCCCTTCCTGCTTCAGTCTCCTTAGTCTGTGGGCTGGGCAAGGCATGCCATTTCTGTCCCCTGTTAACCTTGaactctcccttctccctgcccctTGATTGCGGATTGTATGTGGATTTGTCTCATTGTAGATTGATGACCAGAGAAGAACCCACAACTACGATGAATTCATCTGTACCTTCATATCCATGCTGGCCCAGGAAGGTGAGCTGTGGTGATGGGGCAGAGGGTTTGGGTTCAACCTGGGGAGATGCACTGAGCAtgatggagcagcagctgggagcctGGGCCTCTCACCCTGCCTGGATTCCTGTTTAGGCCAGGGCTAGGACACATGCTGACCCCTAGTCTGGGGAGCTACAGATCTCTGATTTCTCCTTCCAGTTTATAGTCCTAGGAGGTGCCCATGATGGCTTTTGAGtgagagaggcagagctgccctgtCCCATGGGTACTCCCAGCACTCCAGGCCCGTGTGTATGTGCTCTCCCTGCAGGCATGCTGGCCAGCCTTGTGGAGCAGAACATCTCAGTGCGCAGGCGGCAGGGAGTCAGCATCGGCCGCCTGCACAAGCAGAGGAAGCCGGACCGCCGGAAACGCTCCCGCCCCTACAAAGCCAAGCGCCAGTAGCCAGAGAGCCAGGACTGAGAAACAGCAGTTGGGCTTAGTGGCTTTGGGCACTGGCACTTGGATCTATGTTACCCTTTGCCCAAGGAAGAGGGACCACAGTGACAAACCTTCTGCCCAGGTGGAGCCTGGGGACAAAGGAAAATTGGATTTTTCTCTGCACCTAAGCTGTGAAAGGCAATAACCTGTCTGGAGGAGTCCCTGCAGCAGAAGGGAGTCTGGAGAGCTCAGCTGCCTGATCATGCCATGGCAGCATGCAGACGTCATCACCTCCATCTCAGTGCTCTGGCTGAGGACTAACTGGAGGGAAAGAGCCCACCCAGCTGGGTCTGGCATTGTGGGAGTGCTGGCAATGCCCATGTGAGGCTGTGCTGGCCACAGCTGGCTGTGGCTTATGTCCTCCTCTGTCTGGGCCTTCAGCTCTGTGCTTCCCTGGGATGCTCATGTCTGTGTTTTCTatccttctccctcccttccccaaacTCGTTTTTGGTCCTAACCCAGGCTTTGGGCATTCTTAGGAAGGTGGCTCCAGGACAGAGCTGCTTCTGCCCCATGCCTTGTGCTGGCTGAGCTCCTGGGGATGGTGACACCTTCCCAGGGTAGCTTGACTCCCCAGTGGGCcatggcagctctgctcctggatGAGGGTGGGCCTTGGGCCCAGCcctctgtggtgctgctgggggtgGCCTGTGCCTcttgctgccctggctgctctccTTGGGACCAGCTGTGCCTAGGGTCACACAGCATTGCACCAGGCCCAGGCCCCAGAAAAACCCTGTGAATTATGAACAGACCAGGTGCATATGGGGGCCTTGGTGATGCTGGGCATGGCATGAGGCTGTGGCTTGGTGAAACCTCTTGGCAGGGGGCAGTGTGGCTGGTTGCTGTAATAGTAGAGGTGGAATGGGGACAGTGGAGAAAGGAGCCCATAGCTTTCCCCCTGGCTGGCTGCTAACCAGAGCTTGCTGGTACAGCCTGGCAGCTTGttgcctcctgccagcccccaggAACCTGGCAGAAATCTGAGATATCAGAGGTGAGCACTGCTCTCCAGTGATGTtctgggatggagctgccaCAATACGTGTACAGATCTTGACTATGGAATGAAACAGTTCTTTTGGTATTTGTTGAAGGATAGAAAATCCTTCTGTCTCTTGCTGTGTCTGATATCAAGTGCTGTAAATAATGGATCTGTCTGAAGGAATAAAGCTATCCTGTAATGGCCAGCGTGGAAAGGGGTGTGTGagggaagggggtggggggcagtgggactgggagcaccacctgccagctccaggccctGTTATTCCTGATGGCAGCTCCTCTGCGGTATAGAGATTTGAAGTTATCATGGGGCATGCACCAACACCAGGCTAAATTTATTGACACGCTTCAACAGGGGACAGGCACGACTCACCTCAATAGAAGGAAGGCCAGAGGAGAGGGAGGCAGCAGCCTGGGTCAGGCCTCCAGCTGCAGTGGGTTCCTGGGCTGGCTGACGGCAGTCCCTGGCTAAAAGTCCAGGGCACAGATCAAGGCTGTGCCCCGTTTGATCCAGTGCTTCTCTGGCTTGTCTGTAGGGATCGCCACAGCAATCACATAGTTGGTGGAGTGGCCCGTTGTTGACAGCGTGCCTGTAATGGGGGAAGCAAGGGTGAGAGGGCAGTGGTGCTGCACACAGACCCGGGAATCCCAGACAAGTGACCCCAGCCAGAAGCCCTTGTCCCACCCTAAGCCAGATGCCTGGctgagcagggcactgctgcagagccagggtgCCTGGCTGTTCCATCTCCTCTACCACAGCGGGAGAAATTTTTTCTCCCTGGCTGGCCACTGCCAACAGTACCTTGCTCTATGCCCCTGTATGGCAGGAGGAACTCCCCGCTGCCCCTTCCGGGCTGCCCCTCttagctgctcctgcagcttccGTTTTTCTGGAAGTCTGCCTTTAGGGCACCTACCTGCACGAGTGAGAGTCTTATAGATGGGGCACAGGTAGGAGCCAGAGTCTGGAGGCTTGCGGTTGGGGACAGGCACTAGCCAGATGACAGCCATCTCCGTGTAGAGCTCCTTGGGGCGTGATTCCGCCAGCTGCCCCGCAGCCGCGTCCCAGCGGGCACCCTCCAGGAACAAGCCGTGGATGTAGCAGCCCACGTCGGGCTGGCGCTTCAGCTCCTTCACCGATTCCTTCATGACCTGCCCAGGGGAGGGGCCCGGCCCTCGCTTAAGGCGTGTCCCTGGGGGCTTAGTCCCCAGAAGCCTCTTAAACAGCTTAGTTAAGCCAGCGCTGCCAAAGGAGAGCGTGCCGCAGCTCTCAGGGGCAGTTTGTGACACAGCTGGTGAAGGGGAATGTGAGCAGGTCTGGAAGCAGAAGCCTCTGCCAGCCTTTGGGAGGTGTCTGGCAATGTGGGTGGGTGGGGTGGGTGTATCCAAGCACAAAGAGGATGATGGGGCCATAGGCAGCTGTGCAGCCTGGTAGTTTCACCTCTTGGGTAGGTCAGGGCCTTTGTGGCCTTCTAGCAGGAGATTCCAAGTAAATTCAGACTCTCCACCTGATTTACTGACCTTGAAGCTAAATGAGATGGTGTCAATGGAGATGACAGACTTCCTGGCAAAGTTCTGCAGTGTCCCGGTAAGGAAGGCCTGGGGGAAGAAGAACCCACTGATCCAGAACACAGAGGGGATCCCATGGCTGATCCAGTTCTGCAGGAATTCAATCCGCTGCACCAAGTCATTCACCCACGATGCCAATGGCTTCAGTGACGGATAGGCCTGTGGGGCACCCACAGAAGGAGATGCTGAATGCAGTCAGGGACAGCCTAGACCTTGTGcctcagctgctgggagctgcccagaGCCCAGGGGCTGGGAACATCTGGGAGCTGCACTAGGCAGGAGACATCTCCATGCCAGGGGACCAAGAGCCAGCTCCATGTGAGACAGCCCAGTCCAGCAGCAGTTGAAAACCCATTCCTCTGGTTTGGGTGAGTTCTggccagcagctgagctggctggGGCACATACCTTGGCATTCCATATTTCAGGAACAGTGTTGTTGTACAAACTGCTGGCCATCAGCTCCAGCCGAGAGGACATCACAACCAGGCCCTTGAGAGCTTTCAGCAAATCCCTCAGACTTGAGGCAACCTCCTCCAGGAGCTTGTTGTATCTACAGAGAaagggcagagggagcagagtGACTCTGCAGTGGTTTATTGCCCATTGCCtgcccagagagggtgtggatCTTTAGCACAAGTGAAGCTCCTCCCTGTAACTCCCAGCCTCAGTCCTCTTCAAACAAAGTCTCAcagctgctcccccagccctaAATTGCTGACTGTTACAGATGGAGACGGAATCAGCCAAAGGTCCCAGCTGGGACAACACAGTTTTTAGTGTGACTGCCAACCCCACTGGTTTGTTCAGTAGTGAGGTTCCCCAAAGGTGGGTGGCAGCAGGGGTCTGTCTATCTCTGCTGTTCCCTAGAATGTGTTCCCACAGGAGTTTTACCTCATCACCTCCTGCACCAGCACTGTGTTCATGGATTCTTCATAGAGCAGTGGGTATTTTCGGATTACTTCCTGCACATTCATGGGGTTGGGCAGCTTTGCCAGGATGTCCTTGGAGGTCTCCTCTACAATctggaaggaaagcagcaagTGGCAGCATCCTT harbors:
- the BAP1 gene encoding ubiquitin carboxyl-terminal hydrolase BAP1 isoform X1, giving the protein MNKGWLELESDPGLFTLLVEDFGVKGVQVEEIYDLQSKCQGPVYGFIFLFKWIEERRSRRKVSTLVDETSVIDDDIVNNMFFAHQLIPNSCATHALLSVLLNCNNVDLGPTLSRMKDFTKGFSPESKGYAIGNAPELAKAHNSHARPEPRHLPEKQNGISAVRTMEAFHFVSYVPIKGRLFELDGLKVYPIDHGPWADDEEWTDKARRVIMERIGLATAGEPYHDIRFNLMAVVPDRRMKYESKLHILKMNRQTVLEALQQLIRVTQPELIQTQKSQESQPAEEAKPVSSKTMTPESTHPDGTDEPTSQGHPTATQSPPSKSKPVPKATASGINGGAPPANPNPIVQRLPAFLDNHNYAKSPMQEEEDLAAGVGRNRVPVRQHQQYSDDEDDYDDDEEEEVRNTNSAIRYKRKGQVKQEHVAGAADGQLSVLQPNTINVLAEKLKESQKDLSIPLSIKTSSGGAAVAVVTHSQPSPTPSNESTDTASEIGSAFNSPLRSPIRSANPTRPSSPVTSHISKVLFGEEDGLLRVDCMRYNRAVRDLGPIVSSGLLHLTEDGVFCPLAAADGKNSPSSIKPSEEAPVAIKLEEKDGSEASDSKEKVGLGRTSDHPGGEKYSPKELLALLKCVEAEIANYEACLKEEVEKRKKFKIDDQRRTHNYDEFICTFISMLAQEGMLASLVEQNISVRRRQGVSIGRLHKQRKPDRRKRSRPYKAKRQ
- the BAP1 gene encoding ubiquitin carboxyl-terminal hydrolase BAP1 isoform X3, which codes for MNKGWLELESDPGLFTLLVEDFGVKGVQVEEIYDLQSKCQGPVYGFIFLFKWIEERRSRRKVSTLVDETSVIDDDIVNNMFFAHQLIPNSCATHALLSVLLNCNNVDLGPTLSRMKDFTKGFSPESKGYAIGNAPELAKAHNSHARPEPRHLPEKQNGISAVRTMEAFHFVSYVPIKGRLFELDGLKVYPIDHGPWADDEEWTDKARRVIMERIGLATAGMKYESKLHILKMNRQTVLEALQQLIRVTQPELIQTQKSQESQPAEEAKPVSSKTMTPESTHPDGTDEPTSQGHPTATQSPPSKSKPVPKATASGINGGAPPANPNPIVQRLPAFLDNHNYAKSPMQEEEDLAAGVGRNRVPVRQHQQYSDDEDDYDDDEEEEVRNTNSAIRYKRKGQVKQEHVAGAADGQLSVLQPNTINVLAEKLKESQKDLSIPLSIKTSSGGAAVAVVTHSQPSPTPSNESTDTASEIGSAFNSPLRSPIRSANPTRPSSPVTSHISKVLFGEEDGLLRVDCMRYNRAVRDLGPIVSSGLLHLTEDGVFCPLAAADGKNSPSSIKPSEEAPVAIKLEEKDGSEASDSKEKVGLGRTSDHPGGEKYSPKELLALLKCVEAEIANYEACLKEEVEKRKKFKIDDQRRTHNYDEFICTFISMLAQEGMLASLVEQNISVRRRQGVSIGRLHKQRKPDRRKRSRPYKAKRQ
- the BAP1 gene encoding ubiquitin carboxyl-terminal hydrolase BAP1 isoform X4, with protein sequence MFFAHQLIPNSCATHALLSVLLNCNNVDLGPTLSRMKDFTKGFSPESKGYAIGNAPELAKAHNSHARPEPRHLPEKQNGISAVRTMEAFHFVSYVPIKGRLFELDGLKVYPIDHGPWADDEEWTDKARRVIMERIGLATAGEPYHDIRFNLMAVVPDRRMKYESKLHILKMNRQTVLEALQQLIRVTQPELIQTQKSQESQPAEEAKPVSSKTMTPESTHPDGTDEPTSQGHPTATQSPPSKSKPVPKATASGINGGAPPANPNPIVQRLPAFLDNHNYAKSPMQEEEDLAAGVGRNRVPVRQHQQYSDDEDDYDDDEEEEVRNTNSAIRYKRKGQVKQEHVAGAADGQLSVLQPNTINVLAEKLKESQKDLSIPLSIKTSSGGAAVAVVTHSQPSPTPSNESTDTASEIGSAFNSPLRSPIRSANPTRPSSPVTSHISKVLFGEEDGLLRVDCMRYNRAVRDLGPIVSSGLLHLTEDGVFCPLAAADGKNSPSSIKPSEEAPVAIKLEEKDGSEASDSKEKVGLGRTSDHPGGEKYSPKELLALLKCVEAEIANYEACLKEEVEKRKKFKIDDQRRTHNYDEFICTFISMLAQEGMLASLVEQNISVRRRQGVSIGRLHKQRKPDRRKRSRPYKAKRQ
- the BAP1 gene encoding ubiquitin carboxyl-terminal hydrolase BAP1 isoform X2, whose translation is MNKGWLELESDPGLFTLLVEDFGVKGVQVEEIYDLQSKCQGPVYGFIFLFKWIEERRSRRKVSTLVDETSVIDDDIVNNMFFAHQLIPNSCATHALLSVLLNCNNVDLGPTLSRMKDFTKGFSPESKGYAIGNAPELAKAHNSHARPEPRHLPEKQNGISAVRTMEAFHFVSYVPIKGRLFELDGLKVYPIDHGPWADDEEWTDKARRVIMERIGLATAGEPYHDIRFNLMAVVPDRRMKYESKLHILKMNRQTVLEALQQLIRVTQPELIQTQKSQESQPAEEAKPVSSKTMTPESTHPDGTDEPTSQGHPTATQSPPSKSKPVPKATASGINGGAPPANPNPIVQRLPAFLDNHNYAKSPMQEEEDLAAGVGRNRVPVRQHQQYSDDEDDYDDDEEEEVRNTNSAIRYKRKGQVKQEHVAGAADGQLSVLQPNTINVLAEKLKESQKDLSIPLSIKTSSGGAAVAVVTHSQPSPTPSNESTDTASEIGSAFNSPLRSPIRSANPTRPSSPVTSHISKVLFGEEDGLLRVDCMRYNRAVRDLGPIVSSGLLHLTEDGVFCPLAAADGKNSPSSIKPSEEAPVAIKLEEKDGSEASDSKEKELLALLKCVEAEIANYEACLKEEVEKRKKFKIDDQRRTHNYDEFICTFISMLAQEGMLASLVEQNISVRRRQGVSIGRLHKQRKPDRRKRSRPYKAKRQ